Proteins found in one Aethina tumida isolate Nest 87 chromosome 1, icAetTumi1.1, whole genome shotgun sequence genomic segment:
- the LOC109608586 gene encoding PAT complex subunit CCDC47, protein MKMSHKTYFRYNMRLWILPVLLLFISTHIFADNYVDTSDNDFAEFEDEEFVDSKLEEVVVEETKETEFIEDEDDVQVDDDNEFEHFEDHEEFEGYQSKEDEVKPKTDKEPEIKIVEVPQHVRQNWESYYLEILMISGLFIYFINFITGKSKNNKIANTWFEKHKQLLEENFALVGDDTNLDKNETPGLYKESENVYNLWCSGRICCEGMLVELKLIKRQDINAIISGIMRPTVDQINIQVKMNKEDMDTFVFCVATKKTALHFSKDIADISLFCPERKSGDKFNLPANFQVMGEIAEATSAMLDSKVTAILNKYPDLVEYIHISDQYTGAKQTEDQAPLKLPETEKMLLFGFNMPMKGITLEEAVARTTPLMNMVFYLIDKMKRYRLSKEGKHKADKNRQRVEEAFLKSTHQARAEAAAARREEKRRLEKEKVMADDDPERQRRWEIKEEKRQAKKRAPKMKQLKVKAL, encoded by the exons ATGAAAATGTCGCATAA gaCTTATTTTCGTTACAACATGAGGCTGTGGATTCTTCCAGTTTTACTCTTGTTCATCTCCACTCATATTTTCGCCGATAATTATGTGGATACTTCCGACAACGATTTTGCCGAATTCGAAGATGAGGAATTCGTCGATAGCAAACTTGAAGAAGTTGTGGtcgaagaaactaaagaaactgaaTTTATAGAAGACGAAGACGATGTGCAAGTGGACGATGATAACGAATTCGAACATTTTGAAGATCATGAAGAATTTGAAGGTTATCAGTCAAAAGAAGATGAAGTCAAACCAAAGACTGACAAAGAACCCGAGATTAAAATAGTTGAAGTACCGCAACACGTCAGGCAAAACTGGGAGAGTTACTATTTGGAAATACTGATGATATCTGGtctgtttatttactttattaactttataactGGCAAGAGTAAGAATAATAAGATTGCAAATACTTGGTTTGAAAAACACAAGCAACTTTTGGAAGAAAATTTTGCACTTGTTGGAGATGACACAAACCTAGACAAAAATGAAACACCAGGCCTGTACAAAGAAAGTGAAAATGTCTACAATTTGTGGTGTAGTGGCCGAATTTGTTGTGAAGGCATGTTAGTTGaattaaaactgataaaaCGTCAAGACATCAACGCGATAATCTCTGGTATCATGAGACCAACAGTAgatcaaattaatatacaagtCAAAATGAACAAAGAAGACATGGATACATTTGTATTCTGTGTAGCAACCAAGAAAACAGCTTTACATTTCTCTAAAGACATTGCTGACATTAGCTTGTTCTGCCCTGAACGCAAATCAGGTGACAAGTTCAACCTCCCAGCCAATTTCCAAGTCATGGGAGAAATTGCAGAGGCTACATCAGCAATGTTGGACTCAAAAGTCACAGCCATCTTGAACAAATATCCAGATTTAGTGGAGTACATACACATTTCCGATCAGTACACAGGAGCTAAACAGACTGAAGACCAGGCACCACTTAAACTACCTGAGACTGAGAAGATGTTGTTGTTTGGGTTTAACATGCCAATGAAAGGAATTACATTAGAAGAAGCAGTTGCAAGAACCACTCCCCTGATGAACATGGTGTTTTATCTCATAGATAAAATGAAGAGATATAGACTTTCCAAAGAAG GAAAACACAAGGCTGATAAGAACCGCCAACGAGTCGAAGAGGCTTTCCTGAAATCCACTCATCAAGCAAGGGCTGAGGCCGCAGCGGCACGTCGCGAAGAAAAACGTCGGTTGGAAAAAGAAAAAGTGATGGCCGACGATGATCCTGAACGTCAAAGACGTTGGGAAATCAAGGAGGAAAAACGTCAGGCCAAAAAACGCGCTCCCAAAATGAAACAACTTAAAGTCAAAGCATTGTAA
- the LOC109608657 gene encoding PI-PLC X domain-containing protein 3, whose protein sequence is MKSPSTQQLVKTNFSQDLENWMTNLPESLKTVPIILLAIPGSHDSFTANITPDSDLSPDAEPILQYLSCFGPCVKYFIANWSRTQTYMATQQLNCGIRYFDLRLATKEGTENFYFVHGLYSENVSTVFAEIKTFLDSHPGEMIILDCQHFYAFTQDDHNRFMALITKTFETKLLPYSEHMETLTLQYMTQCRYQVITIYRSDAMRFGQPFLWPSNSFPNPWPNTVSTTTLFNYLSNGLKYRDKNVGYISQCVLTPDVSFVTMNLFSTLKQKCAVEIEEDRKKWITEQSSGPQGLNVIIGDFIDLNDNEYCKNVINLNNDVLNNYSKKKRMSMPQIHKG, encoded by the exons atgaaaagccCTTCAACGCAACAACTGGTAAAGACTAATTTTTCTCAAGATTTGGAGAATTGGATGACAAACCTCCCAGAAAGTCTTAAAACTGTACCGATCATTTTATTAGCAATACCAG GTTCCCATGATAGTTTCACTGCAAACATCACCCCTGATTCAGACTTGTCTCCAGATGCAGAACCAATATTGCAATATCTGAGTTGTTTTGGACcatgtgttaaatattttatagcaaACTGGTCAAGAACACAAACCTACATGGCCACACAACAATTGAATTGTGGAATTAGGTATTTTGATTTAAGATTGGCCACAAAAGAAGGCAccgagaatttttattttgttcatggATTATATTCTGAGAATGTTTCTACTGTTTTTGCAGAGATTAAGACGTTTTTGGATTCACATCCTGGTGAA aTGATAATTTTGGACTGTCAACATTTCTATGCCTTTACCCAAGACGATCACAATCGTTTCATGGCCTTAATCACTAAAACATTTGAAACCAAACTGCTGCCTTATTCCGAGCACATGGAAACACTCACTTTGCAATATATGACCCAATGCCGATATCAG gtGATAACAATTTATAGATCGGATGCGATGCGCTTCGGGCAACCTTTTTTGTGGCCTTCAAATAGTTTTCCAAATCCTTGGCCAAACACTGTATCCACgactactttatttaattatctgagCAATGGTTTAAAATACAGGGACAAAAATGTCGGTTATATTTCCCAATGTGTTTTAACACCGGACGTTAGTTTTGTtacaatgaatttattca GTACTTTAAAACAGAAATGTGCGGTGGAAATAGAAGAAGATAGGAAGAAATGGATAACAGAACAAAGTTCAGGTCCTCAGGGTTTGAATGTAATAATCGGCGATTTTATAGATCTCAACGATAatgaatattgtaaaaatgttatcaatttaaacaatgacGTGCTCAACAATTACTCTAAAAAGAAACGTATGAGTATGCCCCAAATTCATAAAggataa
- the LOC109608889 gene encoding sentrin-specific protease 8 — translation MFDVLNMSRNETVLNYRESLLRKSDVDLLRGPYWLNDSIISFYFEYLENEVFDNHPNLLFVSPEVTQCIKMGPKNDIGIFLNPLMSEGNRKFVFFALNDHTESDSSGGSHWSLLVFSSPENAFFHFDSSSGSNHREANELSQKLSHYFHLPMLKYDEGICLQQGNSYDCGVHLICNAEVLAQYAIRNKRISGSPKINPDIVATKRLEILDIIENLRER, via the exons ATGTTCGACGTCCTAAACATGTCCAGGAATGAGACGGTCCTAAACTACCGTGAGAGTTTATTGCGTAAATCAGACGTGGACCTGTTACGCGGTCCATATTGGCTTAACGACTCCATAATATCCTTTTATTTTGAGTATTTGGAAAACGAAGTATTCGACAACCATCCCAATCTACTGTTCGTATCACCAGAAGTCACGCAGTGCATTAAAATGGGACCCAAGAATGATATCGGCATATTTTTGAATCCATTAATGAGCGAAGGCAACCGAAAATTTGTGTTCTTTGCGTTGAATGATCACACTGAAAGTGATTCTTCTGGAGGTTCGCATTGGAGCCTTCTAG tattttccaGTCCAGAAAATGCATTTTTCCACTTTGACTCATCGAGTGGAAGTAATCATAGGGAGGCAAATGAACTGTCACAAAAACTGAGCCACTACTTTCACTTACcaatgttaaaatatgatGAAGGCATATGTTTACAACAAGGAAACAGTTATGACTGTGGTGTGCATTTAATTTGTAACGCGGAAGTGTTAGCACAGTATGCAATAAGGAATAAAAGAATTAGTGGCAGTCCTAAAATCAATCCTGATATTGTGGCTACAAAGAGGCTGGAAATTTTGGATATAATTGAGAATTTGAGGGAGAGgtga
- the LOC109608801 gene encoding protein spaetzle 4: MMRNLILLLCAYGSVGYGYDSGGADQAACGRPYRSGRMYQPPCDLNRMGYCVSAGQSYPWHAVKRFVRDNQGLMRRMYGDQRHGHVLRVELQEELGEEDPMRDWQPPARKFPRYSRYDHEEDRENEVLEDEDFFFENYGEPRFLRDDVKNDDVLNTKFVYSEEPAIAIKLAGLKTAPLVRPTTQKSSIERISDKVPVKKEDEITNAASTTSKLEQSSTTITVEETTISLNEENSTTETTTDQTSTTPNVMEADDRVGESAEGGFSSTESSEVEAEQEEFADGLNKPGAILFQDMEDPSKKKVHVNYKMRGVNACPVKEEVVAPFWANNTRGEVLALLNMYPFEQYVHWEKCTFENRQMYCREGCRCEQQYRLHRLLAYDPNNECRGIFSDWFRFPSCCVCKCYNMPPEFRVTSRSPRFQRNFDD, encoded by the exons ATGAtgcgaaatttaattttattg CTGTGTGCCTATGGATCCGTAGGCTACGGGTACGACTCCGGAGGTGCCGACCAAGCAGCCTGCGGTCGTCCTTATAGATCCGGAAGAATGTATCAACCACCATGCGACTTAAATCGCATGGGGTATTGCGTGTCGGCCGGCCAATCATATCCTTGGCACGCCGTCAAACGATTCGTGCGAGATAATCAG GGATTGATGAGAAGAATGTACGGCGACCAAAGGCATGGACACGTATTGAGAGTGGAACTTCAAGAAGAATTAGGCGAGGAAGATCCAATGAGAGACTGGCAACCGCCCGCCAGAAAATTCCCCAGGTACTCGAGATACGACCACGAAGAGGATAGAGAAAACGAAGTGCTCGAAGATGAGGACTTCTTCTTCGAAAACTACGGGGAACCACGTTTCCTTCGGGACGATGTTAAAAACGATGACGTTTTAAATACGAAGTTCGTATACTCGGAAGAACCCGCCATTGCAATTAAACTGGCGGGATTGAAGACCGCTCCGCTTGTACGACCAACTACTCAAAAGAGTAGCATCGAGCGAATATCGGACAAAGTTCCAGTTAAAAAGGAAGATGAGATCACGAACGCTGCAAGCACCACCTCAAAACTGGAACAATCTTCAACAACGATCACAGTCGAAGAAACGACAATCTCTTTGAACGAAGAAAACTCAACAACTGAAACTACAACGGACCAGACGAGCACGACTCCAAACGTGATGGAAGCTGACGATAGAGTTGGCGAGTCAGCAGAAGGAGGATTTTCCAGTACTGAAAGCAGTGAAGTAGAAGCAGAACAGGAGGAGTTTGCAGATGGTTTGAACAAACCTGGTGCAATTTTGTTTCAGGACATGGAAGACCCGTCAAAGAAAAAGGTGCACGTTAATTACAAAATGCGTGGTGT taATGCTTGTCCTGTGAAGGAAGAAGTGGTTGCACCATTTTGGGCTAACAATACAAGAGGGGAAGTTCTAGCACTCCTAAACATGTACCCTTTTGAACAGTACGTCCACTGGGAAAAGTGTACATTCGAGAATCGTCAAATGTACTGTCGGGAAGGCTGCAGGTGCGAACAACAGTACAGACTTCACAGGCTATTAGCTTACGATCCCAACAACGAGTGTAGAGGTATTTTCTCTGATTGGTTCAGATTTCCTTCCTGTTGTGTTTGCAAGTGTTATAACATGCCCCCTGAGTTTAGAGTGACGTCTAGAAGTCCACGGTTTCAGAGAAACTTTGACGATTGA
- the LOC109608419 gene encoding fatty-acid amide hydrolase 2, with amino-acid sequence MKEGGCLGQYAQQALKLVFAFVDMVVHWIFRRMYGGAHTDLPPIEDLILLDSATTLAFKIRTQKLTSEQVLESFIERIKVANPILNAVVADRFEEARKEARAADKLIKSGEIPPETLEKDKPFLGVPFTTKDCIPIKGLIHSSGLVRRKHRIAEEDAKVVAALRLAGAIPIGLTNISELCMWWESSNNVHGRCNNPYDCTRTVGGSSGGEGCAQAAALSAFGIGSDIGGSIRMPSFFNGVFGHKPSPFAVPNHGQYPQPITTEQATFLGLGPMCRRAEDLVPIFKVIVDKVYLEQLRLDEKVDIKNIKFYLQEGDTKAFLVSPVDQEIRELFGKISLHLNKAHGIKATKVSLTKFGESAPLWFANMKAPTGPTFQDQLANLEGTINPYLEFLKWTIGKSQHTFIALATAIADKVGCKYGDAKHQSLVQLRNELKRELLDLIGDDGVFVYPTHPTAAPHHNEPLFKPFNFSYTGIINVLGMPATHCPMGLNKDGVPIGVQVVAKPNNDRLCLAVARELEKAFGGWVPPHTDV; translated from the exons ATGAAAGAAGGCGGTTGTCTGGGCCAATACGCGCAGCAGGCGCTGAAACTGGTGTTCGCATTCGTGGACATGGTGGTGCACTGGATATTCAGAAGAATGTACGGGGGGGCGCACACCGATTTGCCACCCATCGAGGATTTGATTTTGCTGGATTCCGCGACGACGCTCGCATTCAAAATACGCACGCAAAAG CTAACCAGTGAACAAGTTTTGGAGTCGTTTATCGAACGGATAAAAGTAGCTAATCCGATATTAAACGCAGTCGTGGCCGACAGATTCGAAGAAGCAAGAAAAGAAGCGAGGGCCGCTGATAAACTAATCAAATCCGGGGAAATACCGCCCGAAACGTTGGAGAAAGACAAGCCCTTCCTCGGCGTACCTTTCACCACCAAAGATTGCATACCCATCAAAG gaTTGATCCATTCGTCGGGTCTGGTGCGTCGTAAGCACCGCATCGCCGAAGAGGACGCGAAGGTGGTGGCGGCGCTGCGACTCGCCGGCGCCATTCCTATAGGTCTCACCAACATTTCGGAGCTGTGCATGTGGTGGGAGAGCTCGAACAATGTGCACGGCCGCTGCAACAACCCGTACGACTGCACGAGGACGGTCGGCGGTTCATCGGGCGGCGAGGGTTGCGCCCAAGCCGCCGCCCTGTCCGCCTTCGGCATTGGTTCCGATATCGGCGGTTCGATTCGTATGCCCAGCTTTTTCAATGGGGTTTTCGGCCATAAGCCTTCGCCGTTCGCCGTACCGAATCACGGACAGTATCCACAACCAATTACCACGGAGCAGGCCACGTTTTTGGGTTTGGGGCCGATGTGTCGACGGGCGGAGGACTTGGTGCCTATATTTAAGGTCATAGTCGACAAGGTTTATTTGGAACAATTGAGACTGGATGAGAaagttgatataaaaaatataaagttttatctcCAAGAGGGTGACACGAAGGCATTTTTGGTGTCCCCGGTGGATCAGGAGATTAGGGAATTGTTTGGCAAAATTAGTTTGCATTTAAATAAGGCTCATGGCATTAAAGCAACCAAA GTGTCTTTGACAAAATTCGGTGAGAGCGCTCCGCTGTGGTTTGCAAACATGAAAGCGCCCACCGGACCAACATTCCAGGACCAGCTGGCGAACCTGGAGGGGACCATAAACCCTTACctcgaatttttaaaatggaccATAGGCAAATCGCAACACACATTCATCGCTCTAGCAACCGCCATCGCCGACAAAGTTGGCTGCAAATACGGCGACGCCAAACACCAATCGCTGGTGCAATTGAGGAACGAGCTGAAGCGGGAGCTGTTGGACTTGATCGGTGATGACGGGGTGTTTGTTTATCCGACACATCCGACTGCTGCGCCCCATCACAACGAACCCCTGTTCAAGCCgtttaatttcagttacaCCGGTATTATAAACGTGTTGGGTATGCCGGCGACCCACTGTCCGATGGGGCTAAACAAGGATGGCGTGCCGATAGGGGTGCAAGTCGTGGCGAAGCCCAACAACGATAGGTTATGTCTGGCCGTTGCCAGGGAGTTAGAGAAGGCGTTTGGTGGATGGGTACCGCCTCACACGGACGtgtaa